A window from Leptospira wolffii serovar Khorat str. Khorat-H2 encodes these proteins:
- a CDS encoding adenylate/guanylate cyclase domain-containing protein produces MPSSTKYIPLGPNGSVAFWTAAPDKIRDAGLLQTWTDREIKSVVCVFSEKGSPLVTELEEVLHSGEWKLFALEVPPGPETNESVFLSSWKLISSAGKSNILFLIPPELMERWEIILSKMVLASHPHLALGELSAWFPSLSGESEGELLGEFRSYVSRKKAPREIPDTPRGEFSVFLKELPLAASGIELGRFQNENGHSSSGGRSKRSLRDHEDHFDDIQTKPVISFDTVFSENKEKQEPEPVTQEAKQPDKKEAKVSEVKKENPPPPPEPRDPSASAKFPLQLKLMGVISLLLTVTVSTVILYASSEFKKNYEVRVLETNFSLVNILGIKIKSDLKDIRDKGKTLVEKLLDPKGPGAYADLFFKNEPDFLLVGIYSVQDQHLRKKIILYNDSYLEGISSNREELDTAIEQKESSFLKTIQSEGRIDNLTAYFKEPAFSISVYDNTSKSLLVYVLRSERLLSAFQKQDINVPFLVNGDGDLIAHHDLPLLASQTNWSDLPIFETMLSSVREDSQQTRYEDGTKTKYYGSYQKMGFGGSGVIVTVPEEKVFEMVYRIQTKNLLIMAIALCIALIIVFFLARNITVPILKLLSATIEIAKGNFRIGIQSTTRDEIGILTDYFVNMGKGLEEREKVKDALGRFVNKEIAEMVLNKELTLGGERKMCAIFFSDIRSFTAISEKLQPEEVVEFLNEYMTEMVRCVNDTHGIVDKFIGDAIMATWGAVRTTDADAENAVNGALMMRTALLRFNQGRGGDKKPVIRIGCGLNFGPVIAGQIGSEERLEYTVIGDAVNLASRVEALNKPFGTDILITQDLYDHVRNIFAVEKMQSIKVKGKEEPQTIYAVLGRKDDPDRPVNLEDLRKRLGIEYDTKKKAKAGDEEEELKYEILD; encoded by the coding sequence ATGCCTTCATCTACTAAATACATCCCACTCGGCCCAAACGGTTCCGTCGCATTCTGGACTGCGGCTCCAGATAAAATCAGGGACGCGGGTTTATTACAGACCTGGACGGACCGAGAAATCAAATCCGTAGTCTGCGTCTTTTCCGAGAAAGGCTCTCCGCTCGTAACCGAGTTGGAGGAGGTACTACATTCCGGAGAATGGAAACTCTTCGCTCTGGAGGTCCCTCCGGGCCCCGAGACCAACGAGTCCGTCTTTCTTTCCTCCTGGAAATTGATTTCCTCCGCCGGAAAATCGAACATACTCTTTCTAATTCCTCCCGAACTCATGGAAAGATGGGAGATCATCCTTTCCAAAATGGTTCTCGCTTCTCACCCCCATCTGGCCTTAGGAGAATTAAGCGCTTGGTTCCCGTCTCTTTCCGGAGAGTCCGAAGGGGAATTATTAGGCGAATTCCGTTCTTATGTTTCCCGCAAAAAAGCTCCTCGGGAAATTCCCGACACACCAAGAGGAGAATTTTCCGTTTTCCTAAAAGAGTTACCTCTCGCCGCCTCCGGAATCGAATTAGGAAGATTCCAAAATGAAAACGGCCATTCTTCTTCCGGAGGAAGATCGAAAAGATCCCTGCGGGACCACGAAGATCATTTCGACGATATACAAACCAAACCGGTAATTTCCTTCGATACAGTCTTTTCCGAGAATAAGGAAAAGCAGGAACCGGAACCGGTTACTCAGGAAGCGAAGCAGCCGGACAAGAAAGAAGCCAAAGTCTCCGAAGTAAAGAAGGAGAATCCGCCTCCTCCTCCGGAACCGAGGGATCCGAGCGCCAGTGCAAAGTTTCCTTTGCAATTGAAGTTGATGGGAGTCATCTCTCTCCTATTAACCGTTACCGTTTCCACAGTCATTCTTTACGCTTCCAGCGAATTCAAAAAGAATTACGAAGTTCGGGTATTGGAGACGAATTTTTCCCTCGTGAATATCCTAGGGATCAAGATCAAATCGGATCTAAAGGATATACGAGACAAAGGTAAAACCTTAGTAGAGAAACTTCTGGATCCTAAGGGTCCCGGAGCTTATGCGGATCTATTCTTCAAAAACGAACCGGACTTTTTGTTAGTCGGAATCTATTCCGTTCAGGACCAACATCTACGTAAGAAAATCATTCTATACAACGATTCCTATCTGGAAGGTATCTCCTCCAACAGGGAAGAATTGGACACCGCGATTGAGCAAAAGGAGTCCTCTTTTCTAAAGACTATCCAGTCCGAAGGAAGAATAGACAATCTTACCGCTTATTTCAAGGAACCTGCCTTTTCCATTTCGGTTTACGATAATACGAGTAAATCCTTACTGGTTTACGTTCTGAGATCGGAGAGATTATTATCCGCATTCCAAAAACAGGATATTAACGTTCCTTTCTTAGTCAACGGCGACGGAGATCTGATCGCGCATCACGATCTACCCCTACTCGCATCCCAAACGAATTGGTCTGATCTTCCCATCTTCGAGACCATGCTTTCTTCCGTTAGAGAGGATAGCCAACAGACTCGTTATGAAGATGGCACTAAGACCAAATATTACGGTTCCTATCAGAAGATGGGATTCGGAGGTTCCGGAGTCATAGTCACTGTTCCCGAAGAAAAAGTCTTCGAGATGGTATACAGAATCCAGACGAAGAATCTTCTCATCATGGCGATCGCTCTTTGCATCGCCTTGATCATCGTATTCTTCTTAGCAAGAAACATCACGGTCCCTATTCTCAAACTTCTATCCGCTACGATCGAGATCGCGAAAGGAAATTTCAGAATCGGAATCCAATCCACCACCAGAGACGAGATCGGAATTCTCACCGATTACTTCGTGAACATGGGCAAAGGATTGGAAGAAAGGGAAAAGGTAAAGGACGCATTAGGTCGTTTCGTAAACAAGGAAATCGCGGAGATGGTTCTGAACAAAGAACTCACTCTGGGAGGAGAGCGGAAGATGTGCGCCATCTTCTTCTCCGATATCCGCTCTTTCACCGCAATTTCGGAAAAACTGCAACCGGAAGAAGTCGTGGAATTTTTAAATGAGTACATGACGGAAATGGTCCGCTGCGTCAACGACACCCACGGGATCGTGGATAAGTTCATCGGAGACGCGATCATGGCTACCTGGGGAGCGGTGAGAACGACGGACGCGGATGCGGAGAATGCCGTGAACGGCGCTCTCATGATGAGAACCGCATTATTAAGATTCAATCAGGGGCGAGGTGGAGACAAAAAACCGGTCATTCGAATAGGATGCGGATTGAATTTCGGTCCCGTGATCGCCGGTCAAATCGGTTCCGAAGAAAGATTGGAATACACCGTGATCGGAGACGCGGTAAACCTCGCTTCTCGGGTGGAAGCATTGAACAAACCTTTCGGAACGGATATACTGATCACTCAGGATCTGTACGATCATGTAAGAAATATCTTCGCAGTCGAAAAAATGCAGTCCATCAAAGTTAAAGGTAAAGAAGAACCCCAGACCATTTATGCAGTCTTAGGTAGAAAGGACGATCCGGATCGTCCCGTAAATCTGGAAGATCTCAGAAAGCGTTTGGGAATAGAATACGATACCAAGAAAAAGGCCAAGGCGGGGGACGAGGAAGAGGAATTAAAGTATGAGATACTTGACTGA
- a CDS encoding peptidylprolyl isomerase, translated as MAVAKFLTNRGNFSVLLDEEKAPVTAGNFIELARKGFYNGLIFHRIIANFMIQGGCPNGSGTGGPGYKIKDEFHPDLKNKKFTISMANAGPNTGGSQFFINVRDNLYLDNRHAVFGHVSEGEDIVQAISETQTGPGDRPIQPVVIESIEIV; from the coding sequence ATGGCAGTCGCAAAATTTTTGACAAATAGGGGAAACTTCTCCGTTTTATTGGATGAGGAGAAAGCTCCCGTCACTGCGGGAAATTTCATCGAATTGGCCAGGAAAGGGTTTTATAATGGCCTGATCTTCCATAGGATCATTGCAAATTTTATGATCCAGGGGGGCTGCCCGAATGGCTCCGGAACCGGTGGACCGGGGTATAAGATTAAGGACGAATTCCATCCGGATCTGAAAAATAAGAAATTTACCATCTCCATGGCCAATGCGGGCCCGAATACAGGCGGTTCCCAATTTTTCATCAATGTTCGGGACAATCTCTATCTGGACAATCGACACGCGGTGTTCGGTCATGTGTCGGAGGGAGAGGACATCGTCCAAGCCATTTCCGAAACCCAGACCGGACCGGGAGATCGACCCATCCAGCCAGTGGTAATCGAATCTATAGAAATTGTCTAA